TAAGTTCCCTTGACCGATGAAGGGCGAGCTCTCTGGATCGCTTCAAAAAGAGACATGAAGTTCTCCTTGATGGCTGCAGGAGTGAAGCTCGACTTGCCAACAGGACAGTGAATCGTACCGACCTTGTCGACGCGGAACTCGATCTTACCAGCCTTGAACTCGCGAACAGCTTTCCCTACTTCCAGCGTCACTGTGCCAGCCTTGGGGTTGGGCATCAATCCACGTGGCCCCAGAACGCGGGCTACCTTTCCAAGCGTCGCCATCATGTCCGGGGTTGCGATTGCAACATCGAAGTCCAGCCAGCCGCCCTTGATCTTCTCGACGAGTTCCTCGCCACCTACGAAGTCGGCACCGGCCTCCTGAGCCTCAGCGGTCTTGTCGCCCTTGGTGAACACGGCAACCCTGACAGTCTTGCCCGTGCCAGCCGGAAGTGTCACGACGCCACGAACGTTCTGGTCAGCCTGCTTCGGATCGACGTTGAGCTTGATGCAGACCTCGACCGTTTCATCGAACTTGGCAGTCCTCAATTTGGGGAGCAGTTCGACGGCTTCATCCAATGTGTAGATCTTGGCATGGTCGACAAGCTTTGCTACTTCCTGATACTTCTTTCCCTTCTTGCTCATGCGTTACCTCCGTGGTTACGTGGAGAAGACTCCTCCCACGTGCGCTATGAAACCGTTACTCGACGACCGTGACCCCCATGCTCTTAGCAGAGCCTGCGATGATCTTGATGGCTTCCTCGATGTCAGCCGTGTTGAGATCTTCCATCTTGATCTTGGCGATCTCGGCCAACTGAGCCTTTGTGATGCGACCAACCTTTTTCTTGTTCGGCTCACCCGATCCCGACTCGATCTTGATGGCCCTCTTGATAAGAGACGATGCCGGTGGAGTCTTGGTGATGAAGGTGAACGACTTGTCTTCGAACACCGTTATAACAGCAGGGATGACCAGACCAGCCTTGTCCTTGGTCCTCTCGTTGAACTGCTTGCAGAACTCCATGATATTGACGCCCTTCTGACCAAGAGCTGGACCAACGGGCGGTGCTGGTGTCGCCTTCCCTCCTTCAATCTGTACGCGCGCGTACCCTACGATCTTCTTCGCCATAGTGGATAGTACCCCCTAAACTCAGATCTGTCAGATCTTCTTGATAAAGCCGAAATCGAT
This Coprothermobacter sp. DNA region includes the following protein-coding sequences:
- the rplK gene encoding 50S ribosomal protein L11, producing MAKKIVGYARVQIEGGKATPAPPVGPALGQKGVNIMEFCKQFNERTKDKAGLVIPAVITVFEDKSFTFITKTPPASSLIKRAIKIESGSGEPNKKKVGRITKAQLAEIAKIKMEDLNTADIEEAIKIIAGSAKSMGVTVVE
- a CDS encoding 50S ribosomal protein L1, encoding MSKKGKKYQEVAKLVDHAKIYTLDEAVELLPKLRTAKFDETVEVCIKLNVDPKQADQNVRGVVTLPAGTGKTVRVAVFTKGDKTAEAQEAGADFVGGEELVEKIKGGWLDFDVAIATPDMMATLGKVARVLGPRGLMPNPKAGTVTLEVGKAVREFKAGKIEFRVDKVGTIHCPVGKSSFTPAAIKENFMSLFEAIQRARPSSVKGTYLGKTYMALTMSPAIRLDTSKL